CATCCACACCGCGATCTGCCGGCCACTGTCCTTGGGCACAGTCACGCCGATGGCCTGACTGGCGAAGGAGTCCCGCTCGATCCGGATCATGTAGGCGGCGGCCTTGAGCGACAGATGGAAGCGTCCCTGCGCGTTGGTGGTCGTACGCTGGCCGCTGCCGACGACCATCACCCGGGCGCCGGCCAGCGGCCGGAGCGCCGTATCGGACACGACCCCCGAGAGGCCCCCACGCTCGGCCTGCGACACCACCGCGGCCAAGCGGGTCGTCACGGGCTCGAGCGGCAACGTGATCATGGACGTGAGAGGCGTGATCTGCACCCGCAGACTGGAAGGCAGATACCCGACACGACGCACGCCCAGGCCGTAGATGCCTACGGGCACCTGTTCCAGAAACGCCAGACCTGCGGCATTGGTGAGCAACCGACGCTCGAGCTCAACGACGAACACCTCCGCGTTGGCCAGCGGCTGATCCTGGTCATCGAGCACCTGGAAGATGACCCGCTCCACGATCGTGTCCTGCACCGGCGACACACCGCTCCTCACAATCGTGTCCTGCACGGGCGCGGCCGCGCGGTGGGCCTCTCCGTCAACGCCGTGCGCGGGCGCTGCCCGCAGACCTGCGGGCCACACCAACAGCATGGCCAGCAGGATCAGCGCGTATCGAACACACCAGGACAGTGCACACATGCAGAACGCCCTCCAATCGGGAGACATGCGGGCAAACATACCGCGGGCCTCGGATGGAGGGAGGATGAAGGGAGGCGCAGGTGGCCTGACGACAGCCGGACTCGCCTCCCACTCAGCCGAAACGCCCTGCTCGCTCCCCTACCGCAATCGCGGATTCGTCTGGCGCGGCGCCTTCTGACACGTGGGCCACGCGAATGCGCCACCACCACCAGGACCGGCACCCGCACCACCCTGCGGACGGATCTGTTCGGCGGTCGCCCGTTCCCGCGTGATGGTGCTCGCGTCGTTGGCCGCGAGATAGGCCAGCATCGCGGTCAACGTCGCATTGAAGCGCAGATCGTCGAACACGATCTTGTCGTACGTGTCGCGATTGGTGTGCCAGGTATAGCTGCCGTAGTCCCAGCTCACCCCACCCAGTCCGAACGCCGGCGCCCCATAGCAGGCGAAGCTGGCGTCATCACTGCCGCCACCGCTGGGTGAACCGG
The nucleotide sequence above comes from Gemmatimonas aurantiaca. Encoded proteins:
- a CDS encoding carboxypeptidase-like regulatory domain-containing protein, which codes for MCALSWCVRYALILLAMLLVWPAGLRAAPAHGVDGEAHRAAAPVQDTIVRSGVSPVQDTIVERVIFQVLDDQDQPLANAEVFVVELERRLLTNAAGLAFLEQVPVGIYGLGVRRVGYLPSSLRVQITPLTSMITLPLEPVTTRLAAVVSQAERGGLSGVVSDTALRPLAGARVMVVGSGQRTTTNAQGRFHLSLKAAAYMIRIERDSFASQAIGVTVPKDSGRQIAVWMEPAEAPPNPAEAVQLFELGRRMVRLKSINTQYYTRDGLHEMGITDLAQLARRWQTAGISGACEVTVKANGWTWSVPLVSVDLGAIEFVEVSRPDVKFRPGTRGPTSIANGGNRQILTPTGYELGFTRECGYVSLVIWLRT